A genomic segment from Glycine soja cultivar W05 chromosome 18, ASM419377v2, whole genome shotgun sequence encodes:
- the LOC114396474 gene encoding metallothionein-like protein 2 yields the protein MSCCGGNCGCGSSCKCGNGCGGCKMYPDLSYTESTTTETLVMGVAPVKAQFEGAEMGVPAENDGCKCGPNCSCNPCTCK from the exons ATGTCTTGCTGCGGTGGTAACTGTGGTTGCGGAAGCTCCTGCAAGTGCGGCAACGGCTGCGGAGG CTGCAAGATGTACCCAGACTTGAGCTACACTGAGTCAACCACCACCGAGACCTTGGTCATGGGAGTGGCACCTGTTAAGGCTCAATTTGAGGGTGCTGAAATGGGTGTGCCCGCTGAGAACGATGGCTGCAAATGTGGACCAAACTGCTCCTGCAACCCCTGCACTTGCAAGTGA